TCACTCCGATACCCCAGAACCCCGAAATCGGCATAAGCCCTCAACAAACCATAGTGAGGTAGAGTAGAATGTAAGTGATGAGCGGTGCAACCGTCAGGAAACGAGGGGACTGAGCGGAGGTGATGCGGTTGAGCACATCGGTCTCCCTCTTGTTTGCCGGTCTGCTCCTGCTCAGCCTGGCACTACCACCGACAGCAGCCGGCCAAGAAGCCGTGCTCGATGTGCTCCCCCTCCGCCCCTTTAACTTTGATATCTCCTTCAACCAACGGACCTTTGCACCTCAGGCCAGGGTCATCGCGGCGCAGGTCGGGATCACTGCTCTTCGGTATGGGCCACTTGAAATGAGAACCGTCTATCAATACTACAGTCACCACACTCCGACGTTCATAACCGACCAGCACTCGCTGTTCCTCAACCCCCGCTGGAATAACTTCATTGATGTCCTGGATTTCCCTCGCGCCAGACCGATCAACCGCATCATCCGACACGTGCTGTTCGGACCGCTCGAGGATCGAGCAGTCCCCTACGTCGGCACACTAATTGGTGGCACTCTCCCTGGACGGAGCCAAGGTTCACCTGGCTATCTGTACGGAGGTCAAATAGGCGTGCGATTCCCGGTTGCTCGTGGATTTTCGGTCGATATGGGACTCCAATACACTCGGTTTGAGATTGATTTTAAAGGCAAGTCTGATCTCTCCCAGCAATGGCTGTTTACAATCGGGATTCGTCTGTAATTATCCCCTATGCAATGGATTAATCCCAAAGGACGATCCCTCAGGTCGCTGCACAATGGGAATCTCAGCTATTGGCGGTATCCTCTCCTGCTGGGATTGGTCCCTCTCCTCCTACAAGGCTGCGGACTGCTCTACGATGCCGCAAGCATGATCCAGCCATTGAACCGAGATGAACTCTCTGCGATCTGTGTGCGTGGGAAAGTGCGCATCGGTATTTCGGTTGAACCATTTCGCCCATTTGTCTTTCCTGCAGTCTACACGGACCAGGGCATTCGGGTGACTGGCTTGGATATCGAACTGATCCGAGACGTCGCCGACGCACTCACCTCTCATTGCGGCAGCTCAACACCTATCGTTCCGACCTTGCATCTCACCAGATTTCCTGATCTCTTCATCAAGATGAACGAAGGACAACTCGATCTCTTCGTCTCATCCGTCAGCGGAACCGTTCCCGGAACAAAGCCGACCGGCTTGTGGTTTTCCGCCCCATATCTTCGTGACGATGGGGTGGGGGCCATCTCCCAAGGATCTGAAGTGGCAGAACGCCTGTCGACACAATTTCGAAAACAGAACGGACAGTGGGATACGCTCGCAGCCGTTCAGGAAGGATTTGCCGGTCTGACCGTCGCAGTTCAGAAAGGACGATCGGCTCACCTGTATGCCAAAGCCAATCTCAACAAGATTCGTTTGGTGGTCTGTGATTCACTTCCCGCCGCAATCGAAATGAAAGACCCGCATATCGATGTCATCCTTTCTGACTATTCCATCATCAGGTATGTGACGAAGCGGGTCTGGCACGACTGGCAGCCCTTGTCACGAATCGACGGTGCCCCCCTGATGTTGACAACTGGTGACCTTTCCTTTGTGACGAGCGAAGAACACAGACATTTACAATGGTTTTTGAACAATCTAGTCTTTCGGTTGGAGGAATCCGGACGCCTTCAACAGATGCGCAAACGATGGATCGAGGAGGAATATGCCCCCACTCGACGCGCAACCACAGAGGGATTGCCGCTGGAAATCACGCAGGTTC
This portion of the Nitrospira sp. genome encodes:
- a CDS encoding transporter substrate-binding domain-containing protein translates to MQWINPKGRSLRSLHNGNLSYWRYPLLLGLVPLLLQGCGLLYDAASMIQPLNRDELSAICVRGKVRIGISVEPFRPFVFPAVYTDQGIRVTGLDIELIRDVADALTSHCGSSTPIVPTLHLTRFPDLFIKMNEGQLDLFVSSVSGTVPGTKPTGLWFSAPYLRDDGVGAISQGSEVAERLSTQFRKQNGQWDTLAAVQEGFAGLTVAVQKGRSAHLYAKANLNKIRLVVCDSLPAAIEMKDPHIDVILSDYSIIRYVTKRVWHDWQPLSRIDGAPLMLTTGDLSFVTSEEHRHLQWFLNNLVFRLEESGRLQQMRKRWIEEEYAPTRRATTEGLPLEITQVPEHYDQGQCRLSDER